One genomic window of Manihot esculenta cultivar AM560-2 chromosome 16, M.esculenta_v8, whole genome shotgun sequence includes the following:
- the LOC110604026 gene encoding uncharacterized protein LOC110604026: MAITSSCCLSLPPPIPTSRPSTLQASSNSKNSQGSWLKNDKWRSQCLLGMACIIIGLEMDLASHENLAAAEDLQFSLGESKEKTKRYRWSDKRMCPPWRLNALETIVPENLPRPSARRRWEAIDYSKIVPAPAPAIKVIIRSSKNCFTM, translated from the exons ATGGCTATTACAAGCAGTTGCTGCCTCAGTCTCCCCCCTCCAATTCCAACCTCTCGTCCTTCAACCCTTCAGGCTTCTTCCAATTCAAAGAATTCTCAAGGTTCATG GTTGAAGAACGACAAGTGGAGAAGCCAATGTTTACTGGGCATGGCATGCATCATAATTGGGCTTGAGATGGATTTGGCCAGCCATGAAAATCTTGCGGCGGCCGAAGATTTGCAATTTTCACTTGGGGAATCTAAGGAGAAAACCAAGAGATACAGATGGAGTGACAAAAGAATGTGTCCTCCATGGCGTCTTAATGCACTAGAGACCATTGTGCCTGAGAACCTACCAAGGCCATCAGCTCGACGGAGATGGGAGGCGATTGATTATTCAAAGATTGTTCCAGCTCCGGCTCCGGCAATTAAAGTGATAATCAGAAGCAGCAAGAATTGCTTTACTATGTAA
- the LOC110603828 gene encoding V-type proton ATPase subunit c''1 — MPGSAMVGDSSSWSRALVKISPYTFSAVGIAIAIGVSVLGAAWGIYITGSSLIGAAIKAPRITSKNLISVIFCEAVAIYGVIVAIILQTKLESVPTAQIYAPESLRAGYAIFASGIIVGFANLVCGLCVGIIGSSCALSDAQNSSLFVKILVIEIFGSALGLFGVIVGIIMSAQATWPAKAV, encoded by the exons ATGCCAGGGTCCGCCATGGTGGGTGATTCAAGCTCCTGGTCGCGCGCGCTGGTGAAGATCTCTCCTTACACATTCTCCGCCGTTGGCATCGCCATCGCCATCGGCGTCTCAGTCCTCGGCGCCGCCTG GGGGATTTATATAACTGGAAGTAGTTTGATTGGTGCTGCGATCAAGGCTCCTCGGATTACTTCTAAAAATCTCATCAG TGTAATCTTTTGTGAGGCTGTTGCTATATATGGTGTTATTGTGGCGATTATTCTACAAACAAAATTAGAGAGTGTCCCTACTGCACAAATATATGCCCCTGAGTCCCTTAGAGCTGGATATGCAATATTTGCCTCTGGGATCATTGTGGGCTTTGCTAACCTTGTATGTGG TTTATGTGTAGGAATAATTGGAAGCAGCTGTGCACTATCTGATGCTCAAAACTCCTCACTTTTCGTGAAAATTCTTGTGATTGAGATCTTCGGGAGTGCACTCGGGTTGTTTGGTGTGATTGTGGGAATAATTATGTCAGCTCAAGCGACATGGCCTGCAAAAGCAGTGTAA
- the LOC110603826 gene encoding 6-hydroxynicotinate 3-monooxygenase has translation MSEQKNKKPKAVILGGSIAGISCAHALILAGWDIVVLEKSNSPPKGSLTGAGIGIDPLGQQIIQSWLPRPELLQEATLPLKIDQNIVTGGDKTTRVLTRDENFNFRAAHWADLHSLLYDGLPPEIFLWGHLYLSFCISEDQTSVNVEAKSLQTNEIIEINGDLLIAADGCLSSVRRTFLPRVKLRYSGYCAWRGVLDFSGKENSEAIIGIKREYPELGNCLYFHLGSGTHSVLYELPKKKLNWIWYVHQPEPEVKGNSVTMKVSSDMINNMYQEAEKVWLPQLVQVMKETKEPFLNIIYDCDPLEQICWDKVVLVGDAAHPTTPHGLRSTNMSIADAAVLGKCLQKWGVENLPYALEEYLRVRVPVITKQVLHSRKMGRIKQGLPLPDCEPFDLHTASPEDCEELQQKNMPFFSGVPFWAE, from the exons ATGAGTGAGCAGAAGAATAAGAAGCCAAAGGCTGTAATACTAGGAGGAAGCATAGCGGGGATTTCATGTGCACACGCACTCATTTTAGCAGGATGGGATATTGTGGTGCTTGAGAAATCGAACTCACCTCCTAAGGGCAGCCTAACTGGTGCTGGAATCGGAATCGACCCTCTGGGTCAGCAAATCATCCAGTCGTGGCTTCCTCGACCTGAGCTTCTGCAAGAGGCCACCTTGCCCCTCAAAATTGATCAG AATATAGTCACTGGTGGAGACAAAACCACTAGGGTATTGACAAGAGATGAGAACTTCAACTTTAGAGCTGCACATTGGGCTGATCTCCATAGCCTTCTATATGATGGTTTACCACCAGAAATATTTTTGTGGGGTCATTTATACCTCTCTTTCTGCATTTCTGAAGACCAAACCTCTGTTAACGTTGAAGCTAAATCTCTTCAAACAAATGAGATCATAGAGATAAATGGGGATTTGCTCATTGCAGCAGATGGGTGCCTCTCTTCAGTTCGCAGGACTTTTCTTCCCCGCGTCAAGTTGAG ATACTCGGGTTACTGTGCTTGGAGAGGAGTTCTTGATTTTTCAGGAAAGGAGAATTCGGAAGCTATTATTGGTATAAAAAGGGAGTATCCGGAGCTTGGGAACTGCTTATACTTTCACCTTGGTAGTGGAACTCACAGTGTCTTATATGAACTTCCCAAGAAAAAGCTCAACTGGATTTGGTATGTTCATCAACCTGAGCCTGAAGTGAAG GGAAATTCAGTTACCATGAAAGTGAGCAGTGATATGATAAATAATATGTACCAAGAAGCAGAGAAGGTTTGGCTTCCTCAGCTTGTTCAAGTTATGAAAGAGACAAAGGAACCTTTcctaaatattatatatgattGTGATCCTCTAGAACAAATCTGTTGGGACAAAGTGGTACTAGTAGGAGATGCTGCACATCCTACAACTCCTCATGGTCTGAGAAGCACAAATATGTCAATTGCAGATGCTGCAGTTTTAGGCAAATGCCTTCAGAAGTGGGGAGTGGAGAATTTACCTTATGCTCTTGAAGAATACCTGCGCGTTCGAGTACCAGTCATCACAAAGCAAGTCCTACACTCTCGAAAAATGGGTCGAATCAAACAGGGGTTACCTCTTCCTGATTGTGAGCCTTTTGATCTGCACACCGCAAGTCCAGAGGATTGCGAAGAACTTCAACAGAAAAATATGCCTTTCTTTTCCGGTGTTCCATTCTGGGCTGAATGA
- the LOC110603829 gene encoding N-alpha-acetyltransferase 50 has protein sequence MGAGREVSISLDGVRDKNVMQLKKLNTALFPVRYNDKYYADALASGDFTKLAYYSDICVGAIACRLEKKEGGAVRVYIMTLGVLAPYRGLGIGTKLLNHVLDLCSKQNISEIYLHVQTNNEDAINFYKKFGFEITDTIQNYYTNITPPDCYVLTKYITQTKK, from the exons ATGGGGGCAGGTCGTGAGGTGTCGATATCGTTGGACGGAGTGAGGGATAAGAATGTGATGCAGCTCAAGAAACTCAATACTGCGCTCTTCCCCGTACGCTACAACGACAAGTATTACGCTGATGCCCTCGCTTCCGGGGATTTCACTAAACTAG CATATTACAGTGACATCTGTGTTGGTGCAATTGCATGCCGGCTGGAGAAGAAGGAAGGGGGGGCTGTTCGTGTTTACATCATGACATTAGGTGTTTTAGCACCATACCGAGGGTTAGGCATTG GTACAAAACTGCTGAATCATGTTCTTGATCTCTGCTCTAAGCAAAATATTTCTGAGATTTACTTGCATGTGCAAACAAACAATGAGGATGCCATCAACTTCTATAAGAAATTTGGATTTGAAATCACAGATACCATCCAGAACTATTACACAAACATTACGCCGCCAGACTGCTACGTCCTCACGAAATACATCACTCAGACAAAGAAATGA